Genomic segment of Terriglobales bacterium:
GAACAGGCGGCGCAGGAAGGCGTAAAGATCGATGCCGATGCTGCCCGCGAACTCGTTGACGCGCTCGGCGGCGACATGATGCTTGTCTCGAACGAGCTGGAAAAACTGGTGCTGTTCGTCGGCGAGAAAAAGCGCATCACGCTCGGCGACGTCGAGACGATGGTGCTGGCGGCGAAGCAGCGGTCGCTCTATGAGCTTACCGACGCTATCTCGGCGAAAGATCGCGTTAAGGCGCTCGAAATTTTGGACGCGATTCTTTCCTCGGGCGATGGCGAAGAAGCTGCAATCGGCCATCTGTACATGCTGGCGAAAACGTTCCGCCAGATGCTGGTGATCTTCGAACGCAAGGTCCGCGATTCCCGCATGTTGTGGCAGGCACTGTGGCAAGGGTTCCGGGTGCCACCGTTTGCCGCGGAAGACATCATCCGCCAGGCGAGACGTTACCAGTCGCGCCGCGAACTGACGCGAGCGTTGCGGCTAATCGCGCGGGCCGACCTGGCGCTCCGGTCGAATCCTCCGAGCAAGCGCATGGTGCTGGAAAACCTGGTGCTGGACCTTGCCTCGGAGAAGAGAGCC
This window contains:
- the holA gene encoding DNA polymerase III subunit delta translates to MGDEAFFRKRCRDAVLSFLVPGDMREFSLYDFDLAETELVEVLDHARTPSLMAPFQVFFIRGVKELYGRGSHDDEFEAIKHYFDNPNPDALLIFVADHISIPADPRKMDMTDRDRYVRIKETLGEFCNVVELARVEEGEAVKWVNEQAAQEGVKIDADAARELVDALGGDMMLVSNELEKLVLFVGEKKRITLGDVETMVLAAKQRSLYELTDAISAKDRVKALEILDAILSSGDGEEAAIGHLYMLAKTFRQMLVIFERKVRDSRMLWQALWQGFRVPPFAAEDIIRQARRYQSRRELTRALRLIARADLALRSNPPSKRMVLENLVLDLASEKRAADKPAYLQQELLV